AAGCTCTGGATACTCCTGCTTTGGTAGGGGTTCGGCGCCATACATTTTCAGTACTATCTTGTCGGAAAACCAGTAGGAGCCGAAGTTCATCAAACCGGCTAAAACCAGGCCTATGATCATTCCTCCGGTTCCACCTATCAAATATCCTGCTCCTAGAAATACTCCTGTAAGAACTGATAGAAGCCCAAATATTTTTGCGTTAGTTTTTACACCGCGTGCCATTAACATAATTATATTCTTTAGACAAAATAATTTAATTTTGATACCTCGAGGTTTTCTCAGCGTACTTCGCCATCACATCGATCTCAATATTAACCAGATCTCCGATACTTTTTTCGGACAAGTTAGTTTTCTCCCAGGTCTCTGGGATTATTGTAATCCAGAAACCTTCCTCATCTATTTCAGTGATTGTGAGGCTGATTCCTTCAACTGTTATGAAACCTTTTTCCACTATATAACGCTCAAACTCTTTAGGCATCGAAAAATGAAGGTTCCAACCCTCTTCCAGCTCTTCAATCTCATTTATTTCAGAGATGTCGTCTACATGGCCCTGAACGTAATGTCCTCCCATTCTATCTCGGGGTGTAAGAGATTGCTCAAGATTTACTTTTTCTCCCTCTCTAAGCCCTGAGAACCAGGTCTTATCCAATGTTTCTTCCGCCAGAAAAATCTCTACGCCTGCCTCAGTAAACTCTTCAACGGTCAGGCATGCACCGCTAACACTGATACTGTCACCTGTATCTAAATCTTCGAATGTTTGGTTGGCTGTTAATTCTATTCTTTTTCCCTCACCAGCATCTTCTACAGAAGTTACTCTGCCTGTCTCATTGACAAGTCCTGTAAACATAAGATCTGGTTTAGTAACAATATTTTAAATTTGGAGTGAAGGGAAAAATAGTCTGGCAGCGTCCTGAATGTCCCGCCGTAAGGCAGTACCGGTCAGATCGCTGAGGGACTTTACTTCCGTGTTCGGGATGGGTACGGGTGTTGCCCCCTCGCCTTGGCCGCCAGTATTCCTAAAGGATTGGTTAACACTTATAAACTACTTGGCGTTGAAAAGTTAGAGTTAAATACAGAGATCAGAATTAACAGTTATGTCTAAAGGTTCTATAGGTGGGATGCTTGACAAACTACCAAGTATCGATATAATTACAATGATAGTACTTGGTTTCGATGCCTACATTATCTACACTAAAGTTGACAGATTTGAAAGAGATGCATTATTCGATGTAAGCTTCGATCCATACGCCATAGCGTTCCAAGTATCCGTTCTGCTTGTACTGGTTTATCTAATAGAGTTCATCCACGATAAAAAGAAAGATAGCGGAGGAGGTCTTCATCCTTAAGCTTCTATAATTTTTCTCAGTTCCTTTGATCTTCCTTTCGGTATCCTAGAGGAAACCTTCTCATCCTTATACATCCCGCATCCGATCACTCTCTCTCCGAACATTATCGCAACATATCCCTCTTCCATATCCAGAGTTCTCTCAATCATTTCCCTTCTCTCTAGAAGACCAATTAACTCCGCTTTATCTACTTCAACTATACTTTCTTCTATTTGATCCTCTAATAACTGTAGCGCATATGTTGTGGGTTTCAGGGCTCTGCCAGTGTCTCTAACGCACCTAATTCCTTGAGTCTCATATTCAAGACTTTCGCCGGTACCGGTATGAATCCAGTAATCGCCCGAGATTTTTTCCATTCTTAAAGATGATTCTTCTCTATCAACCCCAAATCTTCCCTCGAGGTAGTCCCACGCTTTATTTTCTGAACTTGGCAACGTAGATCACCCCCGATTCAAAGTGATGTGGATAAATCCTGACGGTTTTATTCATTTCCTGACCGTACTGATTTCCTTCAAAACTTTTAACGCCTTTTTTGTGATCCGGATTCATTTCGATTTTCTCCAGTTGAAGACCTGTGTTTTCTAGTAGGTACTCGACAACTTCCTCATTTTCCTGTGGATTTATTGTACAGGTAGAGTAAACCATTTTGCCTCCCTCTTTTAGCAATGTCTCTGCCTTCTCTCCCAGCTGTTTCTGGAGCTTGGAAAGATCCTCCTTTTCATACTGATCTGCAGGTTCAAACTTCCTTCTGGCTCTGTCTCCTTCTCCTGTGCAGGGAGCATCCAGAAGTATTCTATCATATTTCCGGTCCTCCGGAATCCTTCTTCCATCGTAGTTTGTTACTGAAACAGAAGCAGAACCTGTCCTGTAGATGTTTGCGTGGAGACTTTTCAGTCTCTGAGACGATTTATCGTTCGCAGCGATTTCACCATTATTCTCTATCTTTGAAGCGATCTGAGTGGTCTTGCCTCCTGGAGCAGCGCACATATCAAGTATTCTTTCGTCTTTCTCAGGATTCAGAGCCTGTACAGGAAGGGATGCTGACTCCTCCTGTACATAGTACTCGCCAAGCCAGTGCATCATTGACTTGCCCGGTGTCTTTTCTCCATTAAGCCTGAAGACCTCAGAGTTCCAGCCGGACTGTTCTACTTCGTCAAATCTTTCTTTCAGCCTCTCCTCAAAATTTTTTCCAGCCCTTATGCTGTTTTTCCTGACGGTTGAGAGCGCCGGTCTTTTACACGCATGCTTGAATGCCTGCCAGTCATCGATCAAAGGTTTATACTGTTTCATACAGAGAACTGTTTCAGAAATCTTTATTGCTGTAGATCTTTCAAGCTAGTCTGTCCGGTTTCATCCTTCCCGAACGCTTTTCTCAAATCTTTCTCTAGTTCCGGAGTCTTCGATTGATCATATAGAGTCGCCGCAGGATGATAAATAGGCATTATTTTTCGTCCTTCTCGTGAGAAAATCCTGCCATGCATACTGGTTATTCCCTCTTTCTTCCCTAGAAGCTCTTTCGATGCAAAGTTACCTAACGTCAAAACCATGTCTGGGTCAACTTCTTCTATCTCCTTCTCTAGCAGAGGTTTCCAGGCCCTGATCCCTTCCTTTTTCGGGTCTCTGTTCTCCGGAGGCCTTATCTTTACCAGGTTGGTAATATAGATTTCAGACCGGTCAATATCTATATCGTTCAGGATTTTGTTCAGTTTCTTTCCAGCCCTGCCGACGAATGGCTCTCCTTGTTCGACCTCGTTCTCTCCTGGCGCTTCTCCGACCATCATCACTTCAGCATCTCCAGGGCCGACAGCAGGCACAAACCTCTCCTCGTTGAAATACTCCTCATCCAGTTTCTGGAAGAAATCACTGTATTTTTCTCTGAAAGCCATAAACCATTTCTTTTCAGAAGGCTTAAAATGTGTTTTTGACCTACAGTATTGCTCGGAATAAGGATTGATGGCGCTGTAGCGATAGATAGATTTGAGAGTCCCGACTCCAGGATTTGAACCTGGGACAATCCGCTCTACAGGCGGACGCTCTGCCAGACTGAGCTAAGTCGGGAATAAGTATTTGGGCTCATTGAGAAGCCAAGTTTCGCATATGTTGAGTCAGGTCTGTGTATCAGGAAAAGATATTCAAGTTTTAATAAGGGTTTTTACTCTGGCTGGAAATCAACTTCTACTTTGTCAGTCTCCTTCATTCTCTCGCCATTTTTCAGCACTTTGGCCGGATCAAGTTTTACTCCCTCCTCTACCTCTACCAGAGGTTTAACTGTGTACTCAAATATTCTCTTTTCCCCTGGCTCGAGACTTTCTATATGCCATTCCAGTTTTGTACCGCTACTGGTTTTTTTGACAACAGGTTTGGCCATGTCAAATTCCTGGGGAACCTCTGCTATATCCGGAACAAAGTCCTTCACATCGAGTTGGATTAGCGACGTGTTTGAGTTATTCTGCAGCTCCAATCTAACCTTGATCTCCCCTCTCCTTTTCTCTGCAGTTTTAGAAATCCTTAGATCGGTCTGAAGTTTTTTGAATCCAAGTACTCCGAGGAATAGAAGGGCCACAAATCCGAATGCGGGCACATAGCTTACGGTATAGCTTACCTGCTTTGATTCGCCCGGTTCAAGCTGAACGTTCCATGTGTAGTATTGGTCGGTGCCCTCTGTTCTCTCTTCCGGTTCAGGTTCGAAATCTGTTAGAGGGTCTAGATATATAGGTAGTGGTTTTTCAACTTTGGCTTCATCCTTCACGTTGCCTGTATTCTTGAGCTCTATTTTCTTTGTTTTCACCAGAAGCGTGTCTTCCTCAACAGTATTTCGTTCTATATTCCTCACTTCTTCTACCTCAACAGTCTGAGAAGAAGAAGACTGAGTTCTTTCTCCATCCTTGTAGACACCTATTGAAATCTTTTCTTCAACCGGCATTCTTCTGTCCGGGACATCTAACTTGAAGTTGTATCTTATACTGTCGCCGCTGTCAAGAATCGCACCTTTCTTATCAATAGTTGAATTGAAGCCTTCTACCCTTACTGTAAAGTTTTCAAGTGTATCAGAAGCTGTGTTCTCTACG
This portion of the Nanohaloarchaea archaeon SW_7_43_1 genome encodes:
- a CDS encoding uracil-DNA glycosylase, whose product is MAFREKYSDFFQKLDEEYFNEERFVPAVGPGDAEVMMVGEAPGENEVEQGEPFVGRAGKKLNKILNDIDIDRSEIYITNLVKIRPPENRDPKKEGIRAWKPLLEKEIEEVDPDMVLTLGNFASKELLGKKEGITSMHGRIFSREGRKIMPIYHPAATLYDQSKTPELEKDLRKAFGKDETGQTSLKDLQQ
- a CDS encoding riboflavin synthase; the encoded protein is MFTGLVNETGRVTSVEDAGEGKRIELTANQTFEDLDTGDSISVSGACLTVEEFTEAGVEIFLAEETLDKTWFSGLREGEKVNLEQSLTPRDRMGGHYVQGHVDDISEINEIEELEEGWNLHFSMPKEFERYIVEKGFITVEGISLTITEIDEEGFWITIIPETWEKTNLSEKSIGDLVNIEIDVMAKYAEKTSRYQN